The Halalkalicoccus subterraneus genome contains the following window.
CCGTTCATGCGCCGTCACGGGCCGAAACTGGCGGCGGCGCTGCCCGAGGTCACCCTCCGGGAGATCCCCGGTGCGGGCCACGCTTCGAACCTCGACGATCCGGCGGCGTTTACGGGAGAGCTTCGTGCGTTTCTCGCGGACCTGGCGTAGCGTCAGACACCCGGCCACTTCGCCGCGATTTATACGGGCCGGCCCGTTGAGTCGGCATGGCAGTCGACCCCGACTTCGAGTACAAGTTGCTAACGCGCCTGACGGAAGCCCGCGGCGTGCCCGGCTACGAGGACAGGGTACGGGAGATCGTCCGCGAGGAACTCACCCCCCACGTCGACGCGATCCGAACCGACGCGATGGGCAACGTGATCGGAACGATCGAGGGCGATTCGGAGTACTCGGTGGCCGTCGCGGGCCACATGGACGAGATCGGCTTCATGGTCACGCACGTAGACGATGACGGCTTTCTCGCGGTCGACCCGCTAGGCGGGTTCGACCCCCGCGTGCTGAAGGCCCAGCGGGTGACCGTCCACACCCCGGAGGGGGATCTCCCGGGCGTGATCGGCTCGCCGCCGCCCCATACGTTGGACGAGGAGGAGCGCGAGCGGACCCCGAAGACCGAGGACGTGCGCATCGACCTCGGGCTCGATCCGGCGGCCGTCGAGGAGCGCGTTTCCCCCGGTGATCTCGTGACGATGGAGCAAGGGACAGAACTCGTCGGCGAGCACGTCACGGGCAAGGCGATCGACAACCGCGTCAGCGTCTTCGCGCTGATCGAGGCCGCCCGGCGGATCGAGAACCCGCAGGTGACGATCCATTTCGCCGCGACGGTCCAAGAGGAGGTCGGGCTTCGCGGGGCGCGAGCGCTCGGGGTGGATCTCGACCCGGATCTGGCGATCGCGCTGGATACGACCGTCGCGAACGACGTGGCGGGCTTCGAGGAACGCGAGTACGTCACCGAACTCGGTGCGGGCGCGGCGATCAAGCTGAAGGATTCGAGCGTGATCACCAGCCCGAAGGTCCACCGCCGGCTCGCGGCGGTCGCCGAAGAGTCGGGGATCACCCACCAGTTCGAGGTGTTGCCCGCAGGTGGGACCGACACGGCCGGCTTCCAGACGCCCGCGGGCGCGAAACCCGTCGGCGCGATCTCGATCCCCACGCGTTATCTCCACACCGTCACCGAGAGCGCCCACGTCGAGGACGTCGAGGCGGTGATCGATCTCCTGGTCGCGTTCCTCGAAAGCGAGACCGGCGAGTTCGACTACCGGCTCTGAGTACTCCGGCGGGCGTGGCGGAAACCAACATATTCAGTACGGCCCGTTCCCAACCCCCGCGTATGAGCGAGGACCGAGATCGGGACCGCGATCTCTCACGGCGGCTGTTCATGCGCGAGGCGACGATCGGCGGGGCGGCGGCGGTCGCCGCGAGCACCAGTGCGGCCGCTCAGGAGGACAACGAAAGTGCCGGTAACGAAAGTGGCGGCAATGAGAGTGGGGGCAACGAAAGCGGCACCAATGAGAGTGGGGGTAACGAAAGCGGCGGCAACGAGAGTGGGGGTAACGAAAGTGGCGGCAACGAGAGCGGCGGTAGCGAAAGCGGCGGAGGCGGGGGCGAGCCCGGCGGCGGCGGGGGCGGAGGCGTTCAGTTGCCCGGCGCGGCGAAGTCGGCCGGGGTCGCGCTGACCGTCGCGCTCAGCTCGACGCTCGGGTTCATCTACGTGTTCATGAAATACGGCGGCGACTACGAGGGCGATCGCATCGAATAACCCGCAAACGAATTTCTTAAGCCGCAGTGTCGGGCCAGTACCGGTGTGAACGGACGCCCGAACGCGAGTCGTGGTCGGCGATGAAGACGACCGTCGACTGGCGGGTCTGTGCGACCCTCACCGGGACCGTCCTCAAGTGGCTCACCGTCCCGCTCAGCGTCCCGCTTTTGATCGCGGTCTACTACGGCGAGGCGCTCGTCCCGTTTCTCGTCACGATGGCGGTTTCGCTCGCGGT
Protein-coding sequences here:
- a CDS encoding M42 family metallopeptidase, coding for MAVDPDFEYKLLTRLTEARGVPGYEDRVREIVREELTPHVDAIRTDAMGNVIGTIEGDSEYSVAVAGHMDEIGFMVTHVDDDGFLAVDPLGGFDPRVLKAQRVTVHTPEGDLPGVIGSPPPHTLDEEERERTPKTEDVRIDLGLDPAAVEERVSPGDLVTMEQGTELVGEHVTGKAIDNRVSVFALIEAARRIENPQVTIHFAATVQEEVGLRGARALGVDLDPDLAIALDTTVANDVAGFEEREYVTELGAGAAIKLKDSSVITSPKVHRRLAAVAEESGITHQFEVLPAGGTDTAGFQTPAGAKPVGAISIPTRYLHTVTESAHVEDVEAVIDLLVAFLESETGEFDYRL